A single window of Sphingobacterium sp. ML3W DNA harbors:
- the lpxK gene encoding tetraacyldisaccharide 4'-kinase: MKQLRLLLFPFSIVYGIVIWIRNRLFDLQIIKSKNYTIPTIVVGNLAVGGTGKSPMTEFIIQVLKDKYRVATLSRGYGRKTKGFKYVNIASTADEVGDEPLQFKNKFPNITVSVCEDRCNGVETLMNSHDVIVLDDAFQHRRLKPTFSILLFEYSSCLHPMFVLPMGNFRDLPAESKRANMLVVTKTPSDASDSEKELIKNKLIQKSAVTNVYFTSIVYGNLISINELEAKITPNTTVLLLTGIANPKPLIKYLKPLINDMEHLAFSDHHAFTRNDILTIRQRFEQIKNRSKIIITTEKDAQRIRTPEFLNILNNIPVAYIPIEIAFEDKSISKSVQQQLLSICERSVNES, translated from the coding sequence ATGAAGCAGCTGCGATTACTCTTATTTCCTTTCTCAATAGTTTATGGAATAGTTATTTGGATTAGAAATAGACTATTTGATTTACAAATTATAAAGTCCAAGAATTATACGATCCCAACTATCGTGGTGGGTAATCTTGCCGTTGGAGGTACGGGTAAAAGTCCCATGACTGAGTTTATCATTCAAGTCCTTAAAGATAAATATAGAGTTGCTACATTGAGTCGTGGATATGGACGTAAGACTAAAGGGTTTAAATATGTCAATATTGCATCTACAGCTGACGAAGTAGGTGACGAACCACTACAATTCAAAAACAAATTTCCTAATATCACAGTCTCTGTCTGTGAAGACCGATGTAATGGTGTAGAAACTTTAATGAATAGCCACGATGTCATTGTACTCGATGATGCTTTTCAACATCGCAGGTTGAAACCAACTTTCTCCATACTGTTATTTGAATACAGTTCTTGTCTGCACCCCATGTTTGTACTGCCAATGGGCAATTTTAGAGATCTTCCTGCAGAATCAAAACGAGCAAATATGCTCGTGGTGACTAAAACACCTTCCGATGCATCGGATAGTGAAAAAGAGCTCATTAAAAATAAATTAATCCAAAAAAGCGCTGTAACAAATGTTTACTTTACGAGCATAGTTTATGGCAACCTCATTTCCATCAATGAGCTGGAGGCTAAAATAACGCCAAATACAACCGTTTTACTGCTTACTGGTATCGCTAATCCAAAACCATTGATCAAGTACCTCAAACCTCTTATAAATGACATGGAGCATCTTGCTTTTTCAGATCACCATGCTTTTACTAGAAATGATATATTGACCATTAGACAAAGATTTGAACAAATAAAGAATCGATCTAAAATAATCATTACAACAGAAAAGGATGCACAACGAATTCGTACCCCCGAATTTTTAAATATCCTAAATAATATACCAGTTGCTTATATTCCTATTGAAATTGCTTTCGAAGACAAATCGATTAGCAAAAGCGTACAACAACAATTGCTATCCATCTGTGAGAGAAGTGTTAATGAATCTTAA
- a CDS encoding gliding motility lipoprotein GldH — protein MKKSTFLIGCMTISLFVSCDSNTIMDENVNIYKNAWAHANKPTFDVHISDISKKYDVWLNVRHTSHYPYSNLFILVHQKGANTKLYTYKKELKLADSYGKWTGNTAGSLYTKRSLIHKDYSFPDTGLYHFTFEQNMRDNPLLEVTDIGLNITSK, from the coding sequence ATGAAAAAAAGTACATTCCTAATAGGCTGTATGACGATATCACTATTTGTTTCATGTGATTCAAATACAATCATGGATGAAAATGTAAATATTTATAAAAATGCGTGGGCCCATGCTAATAAACCAACCTTTGATGTTCACATTTCAGATATTTCTAAAAAATATGATGTATGGTTAAACGTTCGTCATACCTCGCATTACCCCTACTCAAACCTATTTATTTTAGTGCATCAAAAAGGTGCTAACACGAAGCTTTACACCTACAAAAAAGAGCTTAAATTAGCCGATTCATATGGAAAGTGGACCGGTAATACTGCAGGTTCTTTGTATACAAAGCGAAGTCTTATCCATAAAGATTATAGCTTTCCTGACACAGGTCTATATCATTTCACTTTCGAACAAAATATGCGAGATAATCCACTCTTGGAGGTTACAGATATCGGACTGAATATTACCAGCAAGTAA
- a CDS encoding stage 0 sporulation family protein produces the protein MGCGSCSSGGGCGSTTTVGGTPAGCQNNGSCMTSGCNKLDVYDWLSDMDMPSNYKPFDIVEVRFKGSRKDFFINSDNLYLEIGEMVAVEPTTGGYDIGHVSLTGELVRLQLKKNNVSLESVTKKIYRKPTEADVEKFNIAKDLEWETMHKARNLALELGLSMKISDVDYQGDKTKATFYYTAEGRVDFRELIKRMAESFRIRIEMRQIGMRQEASRLGGIGSCGRELCCSTWLTDFKTVSTSAARYQNLSLNTLKLAGQCGKLKCCLNYELDSYMDALKDIPNNIDRIETTKGNAYLQKTDIFKKMMWFSYPGAENWIPLPVDQVKELIEKNKQGIKVDELISTVEDEIKEEKIVNYDYENVVGQDSLTRLDEKNKRKRSSKSKSKPNVRAKVAPEQVAKAQPAKVEKPQQKQEKGPKTVNTDKNTPPSQNKEGAVSKPKRRFNKNRNNRNKGNNTAPSAE, from the coding sequence ATGGGATGTGGCAGTTGCTCATCCGGCGGAGGTTGTGGAAGTACGACGACAGTGGGCGGTACTCCAGCAGGTTGCCAAAATAATGGTTCTTGCATGACTAGCGGATGTAATAAATTAGATGTATATGACTGGCTATCTGATATGGATATGCCATCCAACTATAAACCTTTTGACATTGTAGAAGTTCGATTTAAAGGATCTCGAAAGGATTTCTTTATCAATTCTGACAATTTATATTTAGAAATTGGTGAAATGGTTGCTGTAGAACCTACTACAGGCGGATATGATATTGGACATGTTTCTCTTACGGGAGAATTGGTTCGCTTACAATTGAAGAAAAACAATGTAAGTTTAGAAAGTGTCACCAAGAAAATCTATCGCAAACCTACAGAGGCTGATGTTGAAAAATTCAATATCGCCAAAGATTTGGAATGGGAGACCATGCATAAGGCTAGAAATCTAGCTTTAGAATTAGGTCTTTCTATGAAAATATCGGATGTAGACTATCAAGGTGATAAGACTAAGGCGACGTTCTACTATACGGCTGAAGGTCGTGTGGATTTCCGTGAATTGATCAAAAGAATGGCGGAATCTTTCCGTATCCGCATTGAGATGCGACAGATAGGAATGAGGCAAGAAGCAAGTCGCCTAGGCGGTATTGGCTCTTGTGGTCGTGAATTATGCTGCTCTACCTGGCTGACAGATTTTAAAACTGTCTCTACGTCTGCAGCAAGATATCAGAACCTATCCCTCAATACCCTAAAATTAGCGGGTCAATGTGGTAAATTGAAATGTTGCTTGAACTACGAACTGGATAGTTATATGGATGCTTTAAAAGACATACCAAATAATATCGATCGTATCGAGACAACTAAGGGTAATGCATATTTGCAGAAAACAGACATTTTCAAAAAAATGATGTGGTTCTCTTACCCTGGAGCTGAAAATTGGATACCGTTACCTGTGGATCAAGTGAAAGAACTTATCGAAAAAAATAAACAGGGTATTAAAGTTGACGAGTTGATTTCAACAGTAGAGGATGAAATCAAAGAAGAAAAAATTGTTAATTACGATTACGAAAATGTGGTCGGCCAAGATAGCTTAACACGTCTGGACGAAAAAAATAAAAGAAAAAGAAGTAGTAAAAGTAAATCAAAACCCAACGTTCGTGCAAAGGTGGCTCCTGAGCAAGTTGCTAAAGCGCAACCAGCTAAAGTCGAGAAACCGCAACAAAAACAAGAAAAAGGGCCTAAAACGGTGAATACCGATAAAAACACTCCTCCAAGTCAAAATAAAGAGGGCGCGGTGAGTAAGCCAAAAAGAAGGTTTAATAAGAATAGAAACAATAGAAATAAAGGTAATAATACTGCTCCTTCAGCAGAATAG